One window from the genome of Acinetobacter lanii encodes:
- a CDS encoding aliphatic sulfonate ABC transporter substrate-binding protein encodes MKKVLTAIATIGLSLTLISCEKTQQAETMTQKTDETGLETLNIGYQKAALKLIVAKKNQNFEQAFPGVKVEWKEFPAGPQTLEALNAGSIDFGYTGDTPVIFALSGNKPINYLAYEVNSKNAHSLLLAKGSPIKTLQDLKGKRIALMKGSSAHYFLAQILNKANLSWQDIQPIWLTPADGLAALDKKSIDAWAIWDPYSSAAQLKGDNQVLISASEFPPAYSFYLSSPKFLSAHSKQAHKIIETLNQTDDWIQAHPDEAVKILAESTGLDEAVAKKVFENRLSSVQAKLVDENTLQEQQKIADLFASLKLIPHSVVLKDHVWKGK; translated from the coding sequence TTGAAAAAAGTACTGACAGCGATCGCAACGATTGGATTAAGTTTAACGTTGATTTCTTGTGAAAAAACGCAACAGGCTGAAACGATGACTCAAAAAACGGATGAAACTGGTTTAGAGACTTTAAATATTGGTTATCAAAAAGCCGCACTTAAACTGATTGTAGCGAAAAAGAATCAGAATTTTGAACAGGCTTTTCCCGGTGTAAAAGTTGAGTGGAAAGAGTTTCCCGCAGGTCCACAAACGTTAGAGGCGTTGAATGCAGGTTCGATCGATTTTGGTTATACCGGCGATACCCCAGTGATTTTTGCCCTGTCGGGCAATAAGCCGATCAATTATTTGGCCTATGAAGTCAATTCAAAAAATGCGCACAGTCTACTTTTAGCCAAAGGTAGCCCAATTAAAACCTTACAAGATTTAAAAGGTAAACGGATTGCCTTAATGAAAGGTTCAAGTGCGCACTATTTCTTGGCTCAGATTTTAAATAAAGCTAATCTAAGTTGGCAGGATATTCAGCCGATCTGGCTCACGCCTGCAGATGGTCTTGCCGCTTTAGATAAAAAATCCATCGATGCGTGGGCGATTTGGGATCCGTACTCCAGTGCAGCGCAGTTAAAAGGGGATAATCAGGTATTGATCAGTGCCAGTGAATTTCCACCCGCATACAGTTTCTATTTATCTTCACCAAAATTTTTAAGTGCACATTCAAAACAAGCGCATAAGATTATTGAAACGCTGAATCAAACCGATGATTGGATTCAGGCGCATCCAGATGAAGCGGTTAAAATTCTGGCAGAAAGTACCGGATTGGATGAAGCGGTAGCCAAAAAAGTTTTTGAAAATCGCTTATCCTCAGTTCAAGCGAAATTGGTCGATGAAAATACCCTGCAAGAACAACAGAAAATTGCAGACTTATTTGCAAGTCTAAAATTAATTCCGCATTCGGTAGTACTGAAAGATCATGTTTGGAAGGGGAAATAA
- a CDS encoding xanthine phosphoribosyltransferase, with translation MHALEQKILSEGIVLSDQVLKVDSFLNHQIDPVMMQQIGQEFARLFKDAGITKIITIEASGIAPAVMAGLELGVPVIFARKYQSLTLKDDLYRSKVFSFTKQIESTIAISKKHITATDKVLVIDDFLANGQAALGLADLIHQADASVVGIGIVIEKSFQPGRDLLLEKGYRVESLARVQSLANGTVEFVRD, from the coding sequence GTGCACGCACTAGAACAGAAAATCTTGAGTGAAGGTATCGTTCTATCTGATCAAGTTTTGAAAGTCGATTCTTTCCTTAACCATCAAATTGACCCTGTAATGATGCAACAAATTGGTCAAGAATTCGCGCGTCTATTTAAAGATGCCGGAATCACCAAAATCATTACAATCGAAGCTTCAGGTATTGCACCTGCAGTTATGGCAGGATTAGAACTTGGTGTTCCAGTCATTTTTGCACGTAAGTATCAATCTTTAACTTTAAAAGATGATCTTTACCGTTCAAAAGTGTTCTCTTTCACAAAACAAATTGAAAGCACCATTGCGATTTCGAAAAAGCACATCACTGCGACAGATAAAGTGCTTGTAATCGATGACTTTTTGGCAAATGGTCAGGCTGCATTGGGTCTTGCTGACTTGATCCACCAAGCAGATGCATCTGTGGTGGGTATTGGAATCGTGATTGAAAAATCATTCCAACCAGGTCGTGATTTATTGCTGGAAAAAGGCTACCGTGTTGAATCATTGGCACGTGTTCAGTCATTGGCAAATGGTACTGTTGAATTCGTTCGTGACTAA
- a CDS encoding DUF3108 domain-containing protein: MADLTLKHFGLATSITGTMLFAGLSTQAMAMSPFQASYQFQYNGKNMGSATRTLSKSGNSWKYVFAAKAGVIASATETSNFTLNGKQLVSNNFSRSSKILVHNNTMSIKFNPSAKTINTMKDKEARSFAWQSGVLDELNAELQIREDLKSSGLKSSYLMADAKGIDTRKFVKQGNETIKTNYGTFDTIKVVMKHHKPGRDTTFWLAPKLDYLPVKVTHQDKDSSYGLLLTGYKGTSN, from the coding sequence ATGGCTGATTTAACATTGAAACACTTTGGTTTGGCAACAAGCATCACGGGTACAATGTTATTTGCAGGCTTGTCTACCCAAGCTATGGCAATGAGCCCTTTCCAAGCCAGCTACCAATTTCAATACAATGGTAAAAACATGGGTTCTGCGACCCGTACTTTGTCCAAGTCAGGCAACAGCTGGAAATATGTATTTGCAGCCAAAGCAGGTGTGATTGCCTCTGCAACTGAGACCAGTAATTTCACTTTGAATGGTAAGCAATTGGTGTCGAACAACTTTAGTCGCTCAAGTAAAATTTTGGTGCACAACAACACCATGAGTATTAAATTTAATCCGAGTGCTAAAACCATCAATACCATGAAAGACAAAGAAGCGCGTTCTTTTGCATGGCAGTCTGGGGTCTTGGATGAACTGAATGCTGAATTGCAAATTCGTGAAGATTTAAAATCCTCAGGTTTAAAATCCAGTTATTTAATGGCGGACGCCAAAGGCATTGATACACGTAAATTTGTTAAACAAGGCAATGAAACCATCAAAACCAACTATGGTACCTTTGATACCATTAAAGTGGTGATGAAACACCATAAACCGGGTCGTGATACCACCTTCTGGCTGGCTCCTAAATTGGATTACTTACCAGTGAAAGTAACCCACCAAGACAAAGACAGTTCTTACGGTTTATTGCTGACTGGCTACAAAGGGACAAGTAATTAA